The genomic stretch AAGGCAAATTGCCCAATTTTAAGCTTTCATCAGTAGCCAAATATTTTAATATTGACAATGTCATAGCACATCGCGCCCAATTTGACGCTTTGACAGCGGCTAAGGTCTTTTTGGAATTATCCAAATTGCCATAATTATTTTTTAAAAAAAGTTTGCATCATAGAGAAATTTTTGTTATAATAATTACAACGCTATATAGACGACTAATTAAGAGTGGGTATTTTTCCCACTCTTGTTGTTTGAAGGGAATTAAAAATGGATATTGCAACCAAGGTCCAAACCGCTATTGCCAAGACAGTTGAAGATTTGGGTTATGAGCTTGTGGAAGTGACTTATAAGTATCAGCATAAAGCGTGGCAATTGACTGTTTACATTCATAAGCCTGAAGGAATAGCTTTGTCTGATTGCGAAAAAGTCCATTACGCTATTGACGGGATTTTAGACGAGCTTGACCCCACCAACGGCGCGCCCTATAATCTTAATGTGTCTTCGCTTGGGCTGGACAGGCCGATGACTACCGAAAAAGACTATAACCGCAACCTTAACAAGGAAGTAGAAGTAAAACTCAAAAACCCCGTTGACAATAAAAATGTCATAGAGGGAACGCTCAAAGGGTATGACGAGCGTACGGTTTTGGTAGAGGAACTAAAAACAAATAAAGAATACAAGCTTGAAAGAGATAATATCAAGCTTATGACATTATTAATAAAGTTTTGGTAAATAAGGAGAAGTTTAAATGATTAACAAAGATTTCTTTCTGGCGTTGGATGAGTTGGAAGCCAGCAAAAAAATAAAAAAAGAAGCATTTTTGGAAGCGTTAGAAAGCGCTTTGGTTTCTGCATACAAAAGACATTATGGCGAGGCTAATTCTATTCAGGTCAAGCTTAATCCCGCACGCAACACTATCAGGATTTTTGCTTATAAGACTGTGGTAGAAAAAGTAATCAACAAAGATAAAGAGATTTCTTTGGACGAAGCCAAAACTATAAAAAAGACCGCAAAAATCGGCGATATAATAAGCAAAGAAATAACGCCCAAGGAATTTGGACGCATAGCGGTCCAAACCGCGAAACAAGTTGTTACTCAAAAGCTAAGGGATATGGAAACGCAAATTGCCTATGAAGAACTTGCCGAAAAAGAAGACGAATTGACGGTATGCGTTGTAAGGCGCATTGAAGGCAAAAATGTTTATGTGGACTTGGGAAAATTAGAAGCCGTTATGTTGCCATCGGACCAAATACCCAATGAAAGATATAATGTCAATGACAAAATCAAAGTATATGTAAAAAAAGTCAAAGTCGGTCCAAAAGGTCCGCAGATTATGGTGTCCCGTTCTTGCGAAGGTTTTGTAAAAAGATTGTTTGAGCAAGAAGTGCCCGAGATAGCGGCGGGTTTGGTTGTAATTAAAAATATTGTCCGCGAGGCCGGCTATCGCACAAAGATCGCGGTATATTCCGAAGACCCTTCCATTGATCCTGTGGGCGCTTGCGTGGGCAATAGAGGAATGCGGATCAATACTATCGTCGCCGAACTAAACGGCGAAAAGATTGATGTAATACCTTGGTGTTCGGACACTTTGGAATACATCGCAAGAGCCTTAAGTCCCGCTAAAGTTTTAATGGTTCAAGTAAATGACGAGGACCGCACAGCCAAAGTTATCGTTCCCGACGATAAGCTATCTTTGGCAATCGGCAAAAACGGACAAAATGCGCGTTTGGCAGTAAAACTTACGGGCTGGAAAATAGATGTAAAATCTTTGAGCGCCAGCCAGAATATGGAAGAGTTTAAAGATATAGACGAGCATATACCCGAGGAAGACTTTGAACTTGAAGACTTTAAGGCGGATTTGGGAGAATTATAAAAATGAAACTTCCTATCAGAACTTGTGTCGCATGCAGACAGCCCCAGCCCAAAAAGCAATTATTAAGGATAGTAAAAACACCCGAAGGCGATATAAAGCTGGACTTAACGGGACGGGCTAACGGGCGCGGAGCGTATATCTGCAATAAGGACCAATGCGTTCAAACCGCTGTCAAAAAGAAACTCTTTAATAGAGATTTTAAGATGAATATAGACGCGTCGGTTTACACAAGACTGTTAGAAGAATATCATGAACAAAAACAAGATTGACACATATATTAGATTCGCGATAAAAAGCCGAAAAATTGTATATGGTTTAGACAAGATAAAATTACTGGCAAGAAAGATAAAAGTTATTATAGCTGACAAGACATTGTCCGATAATTCTTTGAAAAAAACAAAATCAACGAGCGATAGGTTTAAAATACCGCTTGTATTGAGCGAGGATGACCTGAATTATATATTAAATACTGCCAATTGCAAGGTTATAGGCATAACCGATATAAATTTGGCAGAGGCGATTTTGGACAATGTCGGCGACGGCTATTATTTGGCGGAGGGAGAAATAAATGGCAGAAATTAAAAAAACAGAAGAAAATGTTGATAAGATAAAGCTGCTTGCAAGTTTGAAAGAAGAAAAAAACTTGCCCAAGTTATTTAATGTCCTAAAAGAACAAAAAAAGCGGCTTGATCTTATCGCGCGCGCTTTTGAGGATATTAACCTCAAAAAAGAGCAACAAGCTTTGGCCGAAAAGCTAGCGCATCAGCGCGAACAAGAAGAGGTTTTGGCCCAACAAGAGCCTTTAATAGAGCAAGAACAAGTCGCAACAGCTGATATGCAGACTGTTTCGCCTGAAAAGGCTGATTTCCAGCAACAAGCAGGCCAAATTGAAGCAGCCCAAAAACAAGAAACAGTCGCACATCCCAAAGAAGAAAAAAAGGCAAAGCAGCCTAAGCAGCCTGTTAAAAAAGAACAACCAAAAGCCAAAACCAAACAAGAAAAAGAAACCAAAACCCAAAAGCCTTCTGATAAGCCTGCCTTGAAAGACGCAAAAACAAGCGCGCCTATTTCGCCTGCGACTATTTCTTCGCCGCCTAAACAAAAAAGCCACAACAAAAAGGACAAATTATTTGAAGAGAAAAAAGGCATGAGCAAGCGCACTTTGATAAGGCGTGGCTTTATTGACGATAGATTTGATGAAGATGATGAGTATAGCCCTAGACATAGAAAGCTTAAGACTAAAAAAACTCCCAAAAAACAAATTACGCCTATCAAGATAGAAAAGGCGGTTATTACCACGGAAAACCTAACGGTCAAAATGCTATCCGAAAAAATCGGCGTTCCGGCCAAAGAGATACTTAAAAAGCTTATGATATTGGGCATTATGACCACTATAAACGGAGTGGTTGACTTTGAGACTATGGAACTGGTCGCCGATGAATTTGGCGTCAAATTAGAAAAGAAAATAGAAAAGACCAAAGAAGAAGTATTATCCGAATCTATTTTAGAAGAAGACAATCCCGAAGAGTTGGTAGAGCGTCCCGCCATAGTGACCGTTATGGGTCATGTCGATCATGGCAAGACTTCGCTTCTTGACGCTAT from Clostridiales bacterium encodes the following:
- a CDS encoding ribosome maturation factor RimP, which codes for MDIATKVQTAIAKTVEDLGYELVEVTYKYQHKAWQLTVYIHKPEGIALSDCEKVHYAIDGILDELDPTNGAPYNLNVSSLGLDRPMTTEKDYNRNLNKEVEVKLKNPVDNKNVIEGTLKGYDERTVLVEELKTNKEYKLERDNIKLMTLLIKFW
- a CDS encoding YlxR family protein, giving the protein MKLPIRTCVACRQPQPKKQLLRIVKTPEGDIKLDLTGRANGRGAYICNKDQCVQTAVKKKLFNRDFKMNIDASVYTRLLEEYHEQKQD
- the nusA gene encoding transcription termination/antitermination protein NusA, which codes for MNKDFFLALDELEASKKIKKEAFLEALESALVSAYKRHYGEANSIQVKLNPARNTIRIFAYKTVVEKVINKDKEISLDEAKTIKKTAKIGDIISKEITPKEFGRIAVQTAKQVVTQKLRDMETQIAYEELAEKEDELTVCVVRRIEGKNVYVDLGKLEAVMLPSDQIPNERYNVNDKIKVYVKKVKVGPKGPQIMVSRSCEGFVKRLFEQEVPEIAAGLVVIKNIVREAGYRTKIAVYSEDPSIDPVGACVGNRGMRINTIVAELNGEKIDVIPWCSDTLEYIARALSPAKVLMVQVNDEDRTAKVIVPDDKLSLAIGKNGQNARLAVKLTGWKIDVKSLSASQNMEEFKDIDEHIPEEDFELEDFKADLGEL